One window of the Triticum dicoccoides isolate Atlit2015 ecotype Zavitan chromosome 3B, WEW_v2.0, whole genome shotgun sequence genome contains the following:
- the LOC119279180 gene encoding uncharacterized protein LOC119279180, with the protein MSHLHPGRRRSARHSSRPPTTRLHPQIDATEDGTGVASHRRSSKRRSSHIQSSEGGDRVTRRCRGKRFRAQTHASEVGDGTSPEPPASPLQVDDLLREILLRLPLDLHSLSRASAVCKPWRGIVVDSKFLLRFYTRHRKPPLLGFFQRGDQRLMFTPVMAPAPDRILPGSFDLGHCYSHVLDSRHGRVLLSAGPRIFMYDPITSKQHDMSIPPVFLDRHFSAAMLCAASDQGHVHGGCHSYPFKVVLVSMYRGGQPIARVYSSETATWGGLISTKTRHVGSSLDSGGTLGSRFRDHCYTFTSFSPLGTTIAGGTDGAEMLG; encoded by the exons ATGAGCCACCTCCaccccggccgccgccgcagcGCGCGCCACAGTTCCCGCCCACCCACCACGCGCCTCCATCCCCAAATCGACGCCACTGAGGACGGCACCGGAGTGGCCAGCCACCGGCGCAGCAGTAAGCGCCGGAGCTCCCACATCCAATCGAGCGAGGGGGGCGACCGAGTGACCCGCCGCTGCCGCGGTAAGCGGTTCCGCGCCCAGACTCATGCTAGCGAGGTGGGCGACggcacctcgccggagccgcccgcctcCCCGCTTCAAGTCGACGACCTCCTGAGGGAGATCCTGCTCCGCCTCCCCCTGGACCTACACTCGCTCTCTCGGGCATCCGCCGTCTGCAAGCCGTGGCGAGGCATCGTCGTCGATTCCAAGTTCCTCCTCCGGTTCTATACACGCCATCGTAAGCCGCCCCTCCTCGGATTCTTCCAGCGCGGCGACCAACGGCTCATGTTCACCCCCGTCATGGCTCCTGCTCCCGACCGCATCCTACCTGGGAGCTTCGACCTTGGACATTGCTACAGCCACGTGCTTGATTCCCGCCACGGCCGCGTCCTTCTCAGTGCCGGGCCCCGGATCTTCATGTATGATCCTATCACCAGCAAGCAGCACGACATGTCCATTCCTCCGGTGTTCTTGGACCGCCACTTCAGCGCGGCAATGCTCTGTGCTGCCAGCGACCAGGGACATGTGCACGGCGGCTGCCACTCCTACCCCTTCAAGGTGGTCTTGGTGTCCATGTACAGAGGGGGGCAACCCATTGCCCGCGTTTACTCCTCAGAGACTGCCACATGGGGCGGTCTCATCTCTACCAAGACTCGACATGTTGGGTCTTCTCTTGATTCTGGTGGCACCCTTGGATCCCGCTTTAGGGATCACTGCTACACTTTCACGAGTTTCTCTCCACTAG GCACAACCATTGCCGGTGGAACTGATGGAGCTGAAATGTTAGGATGA
- the LOC119274554 gene encoding rust resistance kinase Lr10-like, whose product MDLPEFLVALLLLLSLLAYESCLGRASDDEDFFKNCSSHRCSQQAPEIRFPFRLSTNPPSCGAPGMQLSCSGQDTILDHHVLGSCRVTEIYYRHRVINAIPLVKRSTQCPLQKLVSTNLATDVYKQPQSSQVTTLVRCLRDFTPVDQYSIVGPASCLSNNASQFWYLASASAYMSDLPRDCMAVSKGISIPFTYDKNGQNRDELTFNEKANALINFGETTFTWHLNNITHVCQQCEHEGRHCGFNSRKRQAFCQHHGTHVIRIAASSVAAFIALSLLVAATLYLSLKSRYNEEIDKKVEMFLKAYGTSKPTRYTFPEVKKIARRFKDKLGQGGFGSVYRGELPNRVPVAVKMLESSTGEGGEFINEVATIGLIHHANIVRLLGFCSEGRRRALIYEFMPNESLEKYIFSHISSISRQLLAPNKMVDIALGIARGMEYLHQGCNQRILHFDIKPHNILLDYNFNPKISDFGLAKLCARDQSIVTLTAARGTMGYIAPELYSRNFGGVSYKSDVYSFGMLVLEMVSGRRNSDPSVESQNEVYLPEWIYEKITNEHEWELTLEMTTEDKEKMRQLTIVALWCIQWNPKNRPSMTKVVNMLTGRLQNLQIPPKPFVSSRNHPTT is encoded by the exons ATGGACTTGCCTGAATTTCTTGTCGCACTGCTGCTGCTCCTCTCTCTTCTGGCCTATGAATCCTGTCTGGGCAGAGCATCAGATGATGAAGATTTCTTCAAGAATTGCTCATCGCATCGGTGCAGCCAACAAGCTCCAGAGATTCGGTTCCCTTTCCGGCTTTCAACCAACCCTCCATCGTGCGGCGCACCTGGCATGCAGTTATCATGCTCCGGGCAGGACACAATCCTGGATCACCATGTTCTTGGCTCCTGCAGAGTTACTGAGATCTATTACAGGCACCGTGTCATCAACGCCATCCCGCTTGTGAAACGATCGACACAATGCCCTCTCCAGAAGCTCGTCTCAACAAACTTAGCAACTGATGTGTACAAACAACCTCAGTCATCACAAGTTACGACCCTGGTACGTTGTTTAAGAGATTTCACACCAGTGGATCAATATAGTATAGTAGGCCCAGCCTCTTGTCTCAGTAACAATGCTAGCCAATTCTGGTATTTGGCATCAGCTTCCGCATACATGTCTGACCTTCCACGGGACTGCATGGCCGTTTCTAAAGGCATCTCGATACCATTCACCTATGACAAAAATGGCCAAAACAGAGATGAGTTGACCTTCAATGAAAAAGCAAATGCACTCATCAACTTCGGTGAAACAACATTCACTTGGCACCTCAATAACATTACCCATGTCTGCCAACAGTGTGAACATGAAGGTCGACACTGTGGATTCAACTCACGAAAGCGTCAAGCATTCTGCCAGCACCATG GTACGCATGTCATTCGAATTGCAG CATCATCCGTAGCTGCATTTATAGCTCTTTCATTGCTGGTAGCTGCAACGCTCTACCTCTCCTTGAAGTCAAGGTATAATGAGGAGATAGATAAGAAGGTCGAAATGTTCCTCAAGGCATATGGCACATCGAAACCCACAAGGTACACTTTCCCTGAAGTTAAGAAGATAGCAAGACGGTTCAAGGATAAACTCGGTCAAGGCGGATTTGGAAGTGTATACAGAGGTGAGCTACCAAACAGAGTTCCTGTGGCTGTCAAGATGCTAGAGAGCTCTACCGGAGAGGGAGGggaattcatcaatgaagttgcaaCCATTGGACTAATCCATCATGCAAATATCGTCCGCCTCTTGGGCTTTTGCTCCGAAGGAAGAAGACGGGCTCTTATCTACGAATTCATGCCTAACGAGTCACTGGAGAAATACATATTCTCGCATATTTCCAGTATTTCTCGACAGCTCCTAGCACCCAACAAAATGGTAGATATTGCTTTAGGCATTGCCCGAGGAATGGAATACCTGCATCAAGGCTGCAACCAGCGCATTCTCCACTTTGACATCAAGCCTCACAACATCCTGCTGGACTACAACTTCAACCCAAAGATCTCAGACTTTGGCCTTGCAAAGCTGTGTGCAAGGGACCAGAGCATCGTCACCTTGACTGCAGCCAGAGGCACCATGGGATACATCGCACCAGAGCTATACTCTCGGAACTTTGGAGGGGTGTCGTACAAGTCTGACGTGTACAGTTTCGGCATGCTGGTGTTGGAAATGGTAAGTGGAAGGAGGAACTCAGACCCAAGTGTTGAGAGCCAGAATGAGGTGTACCTCCCAGAGTGGATTTATGAGAAAATAACCAATGAGCATGAATGGGAGCTTACTTTGGAAATGACAACAGAAGACAAAGAAAAGATGAGGCAGCTGACTATTGTGGCCCTGTGGTGTATCCAGTGGAACCCGAAGAACCGTCCTTCAATGACAAAGGTGGTAAACATGTTAACGGGGAGGTTGCAGAACCTACAGATTCCCCCTAAGCCCTTTGTGTCGTCTAGAAATCATCCTACAACATAA